The Candidatus Defluviibacterium haderslevense DNA window TGAAATTAAATATTGGGATGAAGCTTCAAGAAGTATTAAAATAGCCAAAATAGAAGTAGATTCTATTTACAATACGATTTTATTTTTGGATACAATTCCAACACAATTATTGAGAATTTCAAAAACGGACAATGCTACCGATGATTTCTTAATTCCAGTGTATAAAAACATTGGATCTTCGAATGAAGCAATAAAATTAGAGTTAAGTGATGTTTTGTGGGATTCCCCATATAGTGTTGATAAATTGAGATGTTTCAAATCAAATAGCATATCCTATAATTTCCAATACTATCCTTGCGATAGTATTTGGTATTCTAGAGGATCAATTAATACATTTGGAACGGAACAAAATCAAATAACTATAAATCCTAATCCTACATCAGACTTGATTCACATTAGTGGAACCGAAAAAGACTTAGCTTTTATTTTGTATGATCTTCAAGGAAAAAAAATCTCCAGTGGTATAACCATTAATCGCGAAATTAGTATACCATTCAGTGGTGTTTTTATTTTAAAAATCAAGTTAGATTATGGGTATTCAATGAATAAAGTAGTTAGGATTTAGAAAAGAAAGTATTCATTCAAAAAAATAAACCAATTCATTCCGCTTTAATTTTTTGGCATATAAAAATCTTCTATTATGAAATACCTTATACTTTTTTTATTGTTCATTTTTTCAAGTGATATATATGGCCAATTGGAATTTGCTCCAATTGGTGCTCAATGGACTTATGAAACTATTTCTTATTCATTTACTGGAGAAAAATCAAATTCGATTACTATTTTTGAAAGTCTACAAGACACTGTAGTAAATCAAAAAAAATGTCGATTGTTGAAACGATATGAAATTGTGAAAGGTAAAGTTGGCAACCCGAATATGACTTATTTTTATAAACCAGCAATAATTCTTCAAGATAAATATAAAATATTTCATTTAATTCAAGATAGCTTCTATCTGCTATATGATTGGAGTATGAAATCTGGAGATTCAATAGAATTACAAGGCGAAAGGTTCCCCACCGAAGGTTTAGTTCCAGGTTATTCTACTAAAATTAAGAGCAATATAATTGATACACGTTTTGGGTTTTCAGTTCGAAAAATAGAGCAAGACATGTTTTGTGGTGGCAGATTAGGAAGTTGGGTTAATATAATACAGTTTGAAAAATTTGGTATGATAGAGAATTGCTTATTTTATATGGGTGAATTTTGTGGAATTGATTATAACATAACTTATCACTTGCGATGTTATCAAGATGATCAAGTTGGTCTAATAAAATTTGATTCCATTCCTTGTGATTCCATAAGAACAGAAGTCCATGAGATAGCAGAAGAACCCAAGCTGATTATTTATCCAACGATTGTTAGTAATCAATTAAATTTATTCATTGATGAGAATTACATTAATTATTCTCAGATTTTTTCCATGAATGGTACTCTAATGTTGAATCCTATAAATAGTATTTATAATGATAAAAGTGCTATTGATGTGAGTTATCTTATACCAGGAATTTATATTCTAAAAACTACTTTAAAGCATGGAAATATTCTAGTTAACAAATTCATTAAAATGGAATAATTTATAACATTCTTTAGTGAAAATCAGTATCTATTTAAATTTATTATGAACATTATTATTCATTATCTTTTAAATGATATATGCATTTACATTCATTAAATTTTAAAAGATTTATTGCGCATAATTCAATATCTTGTCCAAATTTTTAATTTATGTGGAAGACTCATCCTCGTGCCTTGCCTTATTTATTCTTTTCAGAAATGTGGGAACGTTTTGGCTATTACCTGATGATAGGAATATTTACCCTGTATCTCAAAGATGTAGAAACAGGATATGGCATGACTGAAGCAGAATCAGCAGATCTGTATGGGACATTTATTGCTTTGGTATTTTTATTACCTTTTGTAGGTGGGTTAATAGCTGATCGATATTGGGCTTACAGGAAAACAATCATCATTGGAGGGATATTGATGGGACTAGGTTATTGTTTGATGATGGTCCATGATCTGAAAGTATTATATGTGGCCATGACATTGGTGATTTTCGGAAATGGTCTTTTCAAACCTAATATATCCACATTGTTGGGTAATGTCTATTCTACTCCACAACACAATGCTCAAAAAGATGAAGGTTATAATATTTTCTATATGGGGATAAACATTGGAGCGTTTATTTGTAATTTTTTTGGGGCAGCATTACAGATTATGTTAGGATGGGGCTATGCATTTCTGGCAGCTGGAATTGGAATGTTTATAGGAGTTGCTGTCTTTATAATTGGTACTAAACATTACATCGAATTTGATATTAAGAAAGGTGTTCAAGAAGGCGATATGTCTTTTATGAAAATTTGTATGCTGATCTTATTTCCTTCTGTTATTTTTGGAATTATTGGATGGATGATTCCGGGATCTTTGGTGGGATCGGATAGTACTGATGCCTTTATTTTTGCTTGTATCCCGGTACTTTATTTTTATGCTTCACTTTACTTTGGAGCAGCAGTTGATGAAAAACGTCCGATATTAGCATTATTAGCCATTTTTGTTGTAGTCATTTTATTTTGGGCAGTGTTTAAGCAGAATGGTTCTGCATTGAATACCTGGGCAGACCGATATACGCAACGAGAGATAACAGGAGGTACTAAAGAGGTATTCGAAACATTCAAATTATCTAAATCTATAACTTATGTAAAAGATTCCGTGCCGGTCTACGATCAACAATTTCGATTGCAAAAAGAAAATGGAAAAGTCATGAAAGAATTTGCCTATCCCATTTATTTTAGAAATGTTACAGAAGAAAAAAAGCCAGCAGAAGGCGCTACAATTGCTGTATGGAGTACCAACCTTAGTCAATCCATCAATCCGGCATGGGTTATCATCTTGACACCATTAGTCGTTGCACTTTTTACCAGATTAAGACGTCGGGGAAAAGAACCTAGCACCCCAACAAAAATTGCCATGGGTTTATTCATTTCTGCAATATCAGTATTATTTATGGTGGCGGCTGTTGCGATGACCAATAATGGAATGAATAAAGCAAGTGTAATGTGGTTAATTATGGGATATGGAGTAATTACTATTGGCGAATTATTCTTAAGTCCAATGGGTTTATCTTTAGTGTCTAAATTGAGCCCTACCCGAATCACTTCGTTAATGATGGGAGGATGGTTTGTATCTACAAGTATTGGAAATAAACTATCAGGAGTACTTGCTACGCTTTGGGATACTTATGAAGACAAAACCAATTATTTTTGGTTGAATTTTGTGTTGCTGATATTTGCAAGTGTCTTGATGCTATCTATGTTACGATGGTTGAATGGAGTTATGAAGGAAAAGGGAATTAATTGATTGGAATAAGGTGATTGAAATGCGTATCAACCTATTTTAATTGGTTTTTTAAAGCGTTTTATAAGAGTCCATTTTCAGAAATACTTTTTATAAAGCACATAATAAGTTCACAGCTAAGTCCATGTTACCTTCTTCAAATAATTTGACAGCTAAATGATGACCTGAATTTATTTTGTCTATGGACTTAATTATATTTTGGCAATCAGGAAAATCTTTTAAAACTTCAAGTGCAGTGAGTTGATTGGGCAATGCTTTCAATCCACTCATATAGGCAATATGATTTGCTGATAGAATATTACTCATTCTAATATGTTCCGGAAGATTTGGATACCCAACAATTGGTAAATGTTGGGATTGTGGCATTGCTAAAACTGATTTGCCACTCGCCCTTACATAAAAAGCACGACCCATTCTACCCATTAAAT harbors:
- a CDS encoding peptide MFS transporter, yielding MWKTHPRALPYLFFSEMWERFGYYLMIGIFTLYLKDVETGYGMTEAESADLYGTFIALVFLLPFVGGLIADRYWAYRKTIIIGGILMGLGYCLMMVHDLKVLYVAMTLVIFGNGLFKPNISTLLGNVYSTPQHNAQKDEGYNIFYMGINIGAFICNFFGAALQIMLGWGYAFLAAGIGMFIGVAVFIIGTKHYIEFDIKKGVQEGDMSFMKICMLILFPSVIFGIIGWMIPGSLVGSDSTDAFIFACIPVLYFYASLYFGAAVDEKRPILALLAIFVVVILFWAVFKQNGSALNTWADRYTQREITGGTKEVFETFKLSKSITYVKDSVPVYDQQFRLQKENGKVMKEFAYPIYFRNVTEEKKPAEGATIAVWSTNLSQSINPAWVIILTPLVVALFTRLRRRGKEPSTPTKIAMGLFISAISVLFMVAAVAMTNNGMNKASVMWLIMGYGVITIGELFLSPMGLSLVSKLSPTRITSLMMGGWFVSTSIGNKLSGVLATLWDTYEDKTNYFWLNFVLLIFASVLMLSMLRWLNGVMKEKGIN
- a CDS encoding T9SS type A sorting domain-containing protein; amino-acid sequence: MKYLILFLLFIFSSDIYGQLEFAPIGAQWTYETISYSFTGEKSNSITIFESLQDTVVNQKKCRLLKRYEIVKGKVGNPNMTYFYKPAIILQDKYKIFHLIQDSFYLLYDWSMKSGDSIELQGERFPTEGLVPGYSTKIKSNIIDTRFGFSVRKIEQDMFCGGRLGSWVNIIQFEKFGMIENCLFYMGEFCGIDYNITYHLRCYQDDQVGLIKFDSIPCDSIRTEVHEIAEEPKLIIYPTIVSNQLNLFIDENYINYSQIFSMNGTLMLNPINSIYNDKSAIDVSYLIPGIYILKTTLKHGNILVNKFIKME
- a CDS encoding T9SS type A sorting domain-containing protein; translated protein: MKYLPILFFALITNYIYSQEEYPTIGSEWTFETIDATIGGGHAYINYFTKKILDTVNTNGKRIYYWGYMDSMYLENDKMYFWDKGLKSYEMYYDFNSTSKYEIKYWDEASRSIKIAKIEVDSIYNTILFLDTIPTQLLRISKTDNATDDFLIPVYKNIGSSNEAIKLELSDVLWDSPYSVDKLRCFKSNSISYNFQYYPCDSIWYSRGSINTFGTEQNQITINPNPTSDLIHISGTEKDLAFILYDLQGKKISSGITINREISIPFSGVFILKIKLDYGYSMNKVVRI